From Treponema sp. J25, a single genomic window includes:
- a CDS encoding DUF2892 domain-containing protein yields MKQNMGLVDRLVRVVLALVVGVLVFTGQLTGVAAVILGIFAVVFLLTSAVGFCPLYVPLGISTKKKSS; encoded by the coding sequence ATGAAACAGAATATGGGATTAGTGGATCGCCTCGTGCGGGTAGTTCTAGCTCTTGTGGTAGGGGTGCTGGTCTTTACGGGACAGCTCACCGGTGTGGCCGCGGTGATTCTGGGAATTTTTGCGGTGGTATTTCTCCTGACTAGTGCGGTCGGCTTTTGTCCCCTCTATGTACCGCTGGGGATTTCTACGAAAAAGAAAAGTTCCTGA
- a CDS encoding helix-turn-helix domain-containing protein, with protein MTRIRKRILQVLQGASEPLSASQVAQRVGPPCDPATVYRGLHYLEEQGLAESFVLSCQEHGTERYYTACETPQPSAAASSGERVFLPPHRHWFHCEGCHRFIPLGVCLLDPVVHQFEQEQQCTVRQHTLYFTGLCRDCRGK; from the coding sequence ATGACCAGAATTCGAAAACGCATCCTCCAGGTGTTACAGGGCGCCAGCGAACCCCTTTCTGCTTCTCAGGTGGCTCAGAGGGTAGGTCCCCCCTGTGACCCGGCGACGGTATACCGGGGCCTGCATTACCTTGAGGAACAGGGGCTTGCCGAGTCTTTTGTGCTATCCTGTCAGGAGCACGGCACTGAACGATACTATACGGCCTGCGAAACCCCTCAACCCTCTGCCGCCGCTTCATCCGGCGAAAGGGTGTTCCTCCCGCCCCACCGGCATTGGTTCCACTGTGAAGGGTGTCATCGGTTTATCCCCCTGGGGGTGTGTTTGCTGGACCCGGTGGTTCACCAGTTTGAACAGGAACAGCAGTGCACCGTCCGTCAACATACCCTTTATTTTACCGGCCTCTGTCGGGACTGCCGCGGGAAATAG
- the mgrA gene encoding L-glyceraldehyde 3-phosphate reductase translates to MPYTANEQRYATLPYRRCGKSGLKLPVISLGFWHNFGEGTPYERARAMALTAFDLGITHFDLANNYGPPPGAAEETLGKILKRDIAPYRNELVISTKAGYGMWPGPYGDFGSRKYLLSSLNDSLKRLGLEYVDIFYHHRPDPETPLEESMGALVQAVRQGKALYVGVSNYPADLTRQAAAILRSEGIPLLIHQPRYHMLDRWIEAELLSTCEEHGVGVIAFMPLAQGLLTDRYLKGIPEDSRAASSSPFLRPEQITPEVLEKIRALNAIAQRRGQTLAQMALAWTLRDTRVTSALIGASRPEQIQENVAATRKLDFSPEELAEIDRVLKEGPHN, encoded by the coding sequence ATGCCATACACTGCCAATGAACAACGATATGCGACCCTGCCCTACCGTCGCTGTGGAAAATCGGGCCTTAAACTGCCCGTTATTTCCCTCGGTTTCTGGCATAATTTTGGGGAAGGAACCCCCTATGAACGGGCCCGGGCCATGGCGCTTACCGCCTTTGATCTCGGGATTACCCATTTTGATCTTGCCAACAACTATGGACCTCCGCCGGGGGCGGCTGAAGAAACCCTGGGGAAAATTCTGAAACGGGACATTGCCCCCTATCGCAATGAGCTTGTTATTTCTACCAAGGCAGGCTATGGCATGTGGCCCGGGCCCTACGGGGATTTTGGTTCCCGAAAGTATCTCCTTTCGAGTTTGAACGATAGTCTTAAACGGCTTGGGCTTGAATATGTGGATATCTTTTATCACCATCGACCCGATCCGGAGACCCCCCTGGAAGAAAGCATGGGGGCCCTTGTTCAGGCGGTACGGCAGGGCAAGGCCCTGTATGTGGGGGTATCCAACTATCCGGCGGACCTTACCCGCCAGGCGGCGGCCATCCTCCGCAGTGAGGGGATTCCCCTTCTGATTCACCAGCCCCGGTACCACATGCTGGACCGCTGGATAGAAGCGGAATTGCTTTCAACCTGTGAAGAACACGGGGTGGGGGTCATCGCCTTTATGCCCCTGGCTCAGGGGCTCCTTACGGATCGATACCTGAAGGGAATCCCCGAAGACTCCCGGGCCGCTTCTTCAAGCCCCTTCCTCAGGCCAGAACAGATTACCCCCGAGGTGCTTGAAAAAATTCGGGCCCTCAACGCCATTGCCCAGCGACGGGGGCAGACCCTGGCCCAGATGGCCCTGGCCTGGACCCTGCGGGATACGCGGGTTACCAGCGCCCTCATCGGCGCATCCCGGCCGGAGCAAATCCAGGAAAACGTGGCGGCCACCCGAAAGCTTGACTTTAGCCCGGAAGAGTTAGCAGAGATAGACCGGGTGCTGAAAGAAGGGCCGCACAACTAA
- the msrB gene encoding peptide-methionine (R)-S-oxide reductase MsrB: protein MENKDTLCFIEPTEELRQRLSEEEYAVIVQAATEPPFRNAYWNNHAEGIYVDKVDGTPLFASVHKFDSGTGWPSFFKPLSPEVLAFREDHSFNMIRTEVRAAKSGAHLGHVFPDGPPPTGLRYCINSAALRFIPREKMEEAGYTEWLYLFDEN from the coding sequence ATGGAAAACAAGGATACCCTTTGTTTTATAGAACCGACAGAGGAACTGCGACAACGTTTAAGTGAAGAAGAATATGCGGTTATCGTCCAGGCCGCTACGGAGCCACCCTTCCGTAACGCCTACTGGAACAATCATGCAGAGGGTATCTACGTGGATAAAGTCGATGGGACCCCCCTGTTTGCGTCGGTCCATAAGTTTGACTCTGGTACGGGGTGGCCTAGTTTTTTCAAACCCCTTTCGCCGGAAGTTCTCGCATTCAGGGAAGACCATTCCTTTAATATGATTCGTACCGAAGTGCGCGCCGCAAAAAGCGGGGCCCACTTAGGCCATGTGTTCCCCGATGGGCCGCCACCCACGGGCCTTCGTTATTGTATCAATTCGGCGGCCCTCCGGTTTATCCCCCGGGAGAAGATGGAAGAAGCGGGGTATACGGAATGGTTGTACCTTTTTGATGAAAACTGA
- a CDS encoding Fic family protein, which produces MDIKDFKAGSYRNGYQYRYFLPEKINHPFYWTDPTINELLEKASVRLGELNSFSRFVPDTDMFIIMHIFKEAVLSSRIEGTRTNIEEAFIDESDINPEQRDDWQEVHNYVNAMNAAIEELETLPLSTRLIRNTHRILLSSGRGQHKAPGEFRTSQNWIGGATLSDAVFIPPAHTELSDLLTDFEFFLNNQDLKIPHLVKIAIAHYQFETIHPFLDGNGRMGRLLITLYLVSSGLLEKPLLYLSEFFEKNRSLYYDNLTLVRTRNDLAQWIKFFLVGVITTAEKATETLRNIMNLKARIEQEHILAMGKRSRQAMDLLRYLFKKPVITVKEAQTSTGLSLKAANDLVRVFTESGILKEITGYQRNRIFVFDAYMKLFSEQ; this is translated from the coding sequence ATGGATATCAAAGATTTTAAGGCCGGATCCTACAGGAATGGGTATCAGTACCGGTATTTTTTGCCTGAAAAAATCAATCATCCTTTCTACTGGACCGACCCGACCATCAACGAACTTCTGGAAAAGGCTTCTGTGCGGCTGGGTGAGTTAAATTCGTTTTCTCGCTTTGTTCCCGATACGGATATGTTTATCATCATGCATATTTTTAAAGAGGCGGTCCTTTCCAGCCGCATCGAAGGAACCCGGACAAACATCGAAGAAGCTTTTATAGACGAATCGGACATAAATCCCGAACAACGCGATGATTGGCAGGAAGTCCACAATTATGTTAACGCTATGAACGCGGCCATCGAAGAACTGGAAACCCTGCCCCTTTCCACACGACTGATCCGGAATACCCATCGCATCTTGCTTTCCAGCGGCAGGGGACAGCATAAAGCCCCGGGGGAATTCAGAACTTCCCAGAACTGGATCGGCGGGGCTACACTATCCGATGCGGTTTTTATCCCGCCGGCTCATACAGAGCTTTCGGACCTGCTTACGGACTTTGAGTTTTTTTTAAACAACCAGGACCTTAAAATCCCTCACCTCGTTAAAATAGCCATCGCCCATTATCAATTTGAAACCATACACCCATTCCTGGACGGCAATGGAAGAATGGGCAGGCTTCTCATCACACTGTATCTGGTATCCAGCGGGTTACTCGAAAAGCCGCTCTTATACCTGTCTGAGTTCTTCGAAAAAAACAGAAGCCTTTATTACGACAACTTAACCCTGGTACGCACCAGAAACGATTTAGCCCAATGGATCAAGTTTTTTCTGGTCGGTGTGATTACCACCGCAGAGAAAGCCACGGAAACGCTCCGCAACATCATGAACCTTAAAGCTCGTATAGAGCAGGAGCACATTCTCGCCATGGGAAAACGCTCCCGCCAGGCCATGGACCTTTTGCGCTACCTGTTTAAAAAGCCGGTCATCACCGTGAAGGAGGCTCAAACTTCCACAGGACTTTCTCTTAAAGCGGCCAATGACCTGGTTCGAGTGTTTACTGAAAGCGGAATTCTTAAAGAGATTACCGGATACCAGCGTAACCGTATTTTTGTGTTTGATGCCTACATGAAGCTCTTTAGCGAACAATAA
- a CDS encoding zinc ABC transporter substrate-binding protein: MRYQKRGLLFLTVVVGMMLSACGGKQTQGDKPVVVVSILPHRYFLERIGGDTIQSLVLVGPGQSPHSYEPTPQQMEQLGRARAWIYSNTDFEITLLPRIKKLYPQLKLVDGTAGMKFRSLEAHEHEEDHAGHEEGTHQEHDGITPGAEGMEVDRHTWLGKEGALVFSRHVVETLSELFPSHRSQYEERYHALTQEIEQVFAELRQQLEPLAGSKVYVFHPAFGYFLDEFKLHQVAVETGGKEPSPQALAALIKQAQQDTPRVIFVQAQFPTASAEALAKSIGAVVLPLDPLAPDWLLNIKKMGAALSESLKRENLK; this comes from the coding sequence ATGCGGTACCAGAAAAGGGGTCTTTTGTTTCTTACCGTGGTGGTTGGGATGATGCTGAGTGCCTGTGGCGGCAAGCAGACCCAAGGTGATAAACCCGTGGTGGTCGTGAGCATCCTACCCCATCGATATTTTCTTGAGCGAATTGGGGGAGATACCATCCAGAGCCTCGTCCTGGTAGGTCCGGGGCAGAGTCCCCATAGCTATGAACCTACTCCCCAGCAAATGGAACAATTAGGGCGGGCCCGGGCGTGGATCTATTCAAATACGGATTTTGAAATTACCCTGCTCCCCCGGATTAAAAAACTATATCCCCAGCTCAAACTGGTGGATGGTACGGCGGGTATGAAATTCCGCTCCCTTGAAGCCCATGAACATGAAGAAGACCATGCTGGCCACGAAGAAGGCACCCATCAAGAACACGATGGGATAACCCCTGGAGCGGAAGGAATGGAAGTGGATCGACATACCTGGTTGGGGAAAGAGGGCGCCCTGGTGTTCTCCCGGCATGTGGTGGAAACCCTTTCAGAGCTCTTCCCTTCCCATCGTTCTCAGTACGAAGAACGGTACCATGCCCTCACTCAGGAAATTGAGCAGGTCTTTGCCGAGTTGCGGCAGCAGCTAGAACCCCTGGCGGGAAGCAAGGTGTACGTGTTTCACCCTGCCTTTGGGTATTTCCTTGACGAATTTAAGTTACACCAGGTGGCGGTGGAGACCGGAGGAAAAGAACCCTCGCCCCAGGCCCTGGCGGCCCTTATCAAACAGGCCCAGCAGGATACACCGCGGGTTATCTTTGTGCAGGCCCAATTCCCCACCGCTTCCGCCGAAGCCCTTGCCAAAAGCATCGGCGCCGTGGTACTCCCCCTCGACCCCCTTGCTCCTGATTGGCTTCTTAATATCAAGAAGATGGGGGCTGCCCTGTCGGAAAGCCTGAAAAGAGAAAACCTTAAATAA
- a CDS encoding metal ABC transporter permease, translating to MVQSFIATLFDPSIPFLRNALLAGVLAAILFGVLGTIVTVKRIAGLAGAISHAVLGGIGLALYLSATGLVPHFSPLMGALLFAVLSAVVIGLVSLTMKQREDTIINAIWAIGMSLGVLFMAKTPGYRDPASYLFGNILFITSQDLVLLALLDGLVIFLVWRYYPQLVATAFDEEFARVRGIPVQAIFLIILSITAIAVVLLQTFVGVVMVIAMLTLPAGTASYFSKSLAGMMVGSVLYALVFSVMGLFLGWVFDLPGGAMVVVLAGVGYIMAGLIKHFRK from the coding sequence ATGGTTCAGAGTTTTATTGCTACCCTTTTTGACCCCTCCATCCCCTTTCTTAGAAATGCCCTGCTGGCGGGCGTTCTGGCGGCGATTCTTTTTGGGGTGTTGGGCACTATCGTTACGGTAAAACGAATCGCGGGCCTGGCGGGGGCTATTTCTCACGCCGTTCTGGGGGGCATCGGCCTTGCGCTGTACCTTTCTGCCACGGGCCTGGTGCCTCATTTTTCTCCCCTTATGGGGGCCCTCCTCTTTGCGGTGCTCTCCGCGGTGGTGATAGGCCTGGTGTCTCTGACCATGAAACAGCGGGAGGACACCATTATCAACGCCATATGGGCCATCGGCATGAGCCTGGGGGTCCTCTTTATGGCAAAAACGCCGGGATATCGGGACCCCGCAAGTTACCTGTTCGGGAATATCCTTTTCATCACCTCCCAGGATTTAGTATTGTTGGCCCTTCTCGACGGCCTGGTGATTTTTCTGGTATGGCGCTATTACCCCCAACTGGTGGCCACCGCCTTTGATGAAGAATTTGCCCGGGTCCGGGGCATCCCCGTACAGGCCATCTTTCTGATCATTCTGAGCATCACCGCCATAGCGGTGGTACTGCTCCAGACCTTTGTGGGGGTGGTGATGGTGATTGCTATGCTCACCCTGCCGGCGGGTACGGCAAGCTACTTTAGCAAAAGCCTGGCGGGGATGATGGTGGGGAGTGTGCTCTACGCCCTCGTGTTTTCGGTGATGGGACTTTTCCTGGGCTGGGTCTTTGACCTTCCCGGCGGAGCCATGGTGGTAGTGCTCGCCGGAGTGGGATATATCATGGCGGGACTCATAAAACATTTTAGAAAATGA
- a CDS encoding metal ABC transporter ATP-binding protein, whose amino-acid sequence MKDVVVNCEDLAFSYEDVPVLEKVNFHLHRGEFIALVGPNGAGKSTLLKLLLGLLKPQQGRLTILGKPVGEQQRLIGYVPQQSEYDRSFPIRVREVIAMGRHWGLSRTWTAHDDEAVQWAVDQVDVRELLDRHYAALSGGQRRRVLVARALASRPELLVLDEPTANMDGESEKRLFTTLGNLKGTTTILIVTHDSEFVSSLTDRVLCVGERNETSGACRVVEHRTRETPHAPPDRFGGKALEVLHDETLPEKSCCTNEETP is encoded by the coding sequence ATGAAAGACGTGGTGGTTAATTGTGAGGACCTGGCCTTTTCCTATGAGGATGTTCCCGTGTTAGAAAAGGTCAATTTTCATCTGCACCGGGGGGAGTTTATTGCCCTGGTGGGTCCCAACGGGGCAGGCAAATCCACCCTGCTAAAGTTACTGCTGGGCCTGTTAAAACCCCAGCAGGGGCGCCTGACTATTTTAGGGAAACCCGTGGGAGAGCAGCAACGACTCATCGGGTACGTGCCCCAGCAGTCGGAATATGACCGGAGTTTCCCCATCCGGGTGCGGGAAGTAATCGCCATGGGGCGCCATTGGGGCCTCTCCCGGACATGGACGGCCCATGACGACGAAGCGGTCCAGTGGGCGGTGGACCAGGTTGATGTGCGGGAACTCCTGGACCGTCACTATGCAGCCCTTTCGGGGGGCCAGCGCCGGCGGGTGCTGGTGGCCCGGGCCCTGGCTTCCCGTCCAGAACTCTTAGTCCTTGATGAACCTACCGCGAACATGGATGGAGAAAGTGAAAAGCGGCTCTTTACTACCCTGGGGAACTTAAAGGGGACTACCACCATTCTTATTGTGACCCACGATTCGGAATTTGTCTCTTCCCTTACGGACCGGGTGCTCTGTGTGGGGGAGCGAAACGAGACAAGCGGGGCCTGTCGGGTGGTGGAACACAGGACCCGCGAAACTCCCCACGCACCCCCCGACCGCTTTGGAGGAAAGGCCCTGGAAGTGCTCCACGACGAAACCCTGCCTGAAAAAAGCTGTTGCACCAATGAGGAGACCCCCTGA